The following nucleotide sequence is from Candidatus Latescibacterota bacterium.
CCCGATGGCTTATGGACATGCACTTCAGACAAAGGAGATCCATCCTTTCGGAGAGCCTGTTTTCCGCGATATCAACGATGAGAAAGACAAGCCCCTTTCTTTCAAGGTCGATGTGGAGATCGCTCCTGTCGTCGAACTGAAGGAGTACAAGGGACTCGCTGGGAAAATGGACAAGACAGAAGTGACGGATGAAGAGGTCGAAAAGGTGCTGGAGAATCTCAGAGAGAGAGAAGTCCAGTACGAAGAGGTCGAGAGAGAGGCCACGACAGCAGATATGGTCGTCATCAGCTATGCTCCCATCGGCGAGGATGGCCAGGTCGACGAAGAAAAAAGGATCAAGGACTATCCAGTACAACTCGGCGCTGGACAGCTGTTTCCCGAATTCGAGCTTGCTATCGTCGGAAAGAAGGCCGGTGAGGATGGGGATGTGGCGATAGACTATCCTGAGGATTACAAACCTGAGAGACTGGCCGGCATCAACGTGAAATACTCTTTTACTCTCAAAGAGGTCAAGGAGAAGAAGCTTCCCGAGATCGATGATGAGTTTGTGAACAAGCTGGATGAGAGTCTTGGTGGAGTGGATGGGTTGAAGACGGATATTAATAAAAGGCTCCTCGAGGAAAAGGAACGTGACGCCAGGCGTAAACTCGAGGAAGAAACGATAGACAAGGTCATCGAAAAGAACCCGTTCGAAGTCCCCCTCAGTATGGTCCTCAGGTTCAAGAAGGAACTGGAGAGTGAGGACGAGAAGAGGCGTCAGGCGGCCGGAGTCGGTCCTGAGGAGGACGAGGAGAAGAAGAAGGAGATCGATGAGTTTTTCGACAAGATATCCCGAAGGAACATCAAGCGTTTCTTCCTTGTCGATCATATAGCAAAGGCCGAAGAGATCTCAATCGGTGATGAGGATATGGATAAAGAGATCGAGCGGTTGGCCGAAGAAGGGAAGAGGCCCATTGACGAGGTGAAGAAGGTCATCGCGAAGGGCAGCGACAATTACAACAACCTGAAGGGAAGGCTTCGTGAGAAAATGGTCTTTGAGGCTCTTCTTAAGAAAAAGGATTGAGAAAAAACAGGTTTCAGAAGGATCTGACCAGTAAAGGAGATATCCGGATGGCGAATGAAAAGATAATCGCGACACCGATCCCCTACGTGATAGAGACAAGGGGCAGAGAAGAGCGGATGTATGATATCTATTCGAGGCTTCTCAAGGACAGGATCATTTTC
It contains:
- the tig gene encoding trigger factor, with protein sequence PMAYGHALQTKEIHPFGEPVFRDINDEKDKPLSFKVDVEIAPVVELKEYKGLAGKMDKTEVTDEEVEKVLENLREREVQYEEVEREATTADMVVISYAPIGEDGQVDEEKRIKDYPVQLGAGQLFPEFELAIVGKKAGEDGDVAIDYPEDYKPERLAGINVKYSFTLKEVKEKKLPEIDDEFVNKLDESLGGVDGLKTDINKRLLEEKERDARRKLEEETIDKVIEKNPFEVPLSMVLRFKKELESEDEKRRQAAGVGPEEDEEKKKEIDEFFDKISRRNIKRFFLVDHIAKAEEISIGDEDMDKEIERLAEEGKRPIDEVKKVIAKGSDNYNNLKGRLREKMVFEALLKKKD